In the genome of Nonomuraea sp. NBC_00507, the window ATGGGGCGTTCACCAGCGTCCGGTACGCGCGAGCAGCACGGCCGCCGCCGCCACCCCCGCCGTGGAGGTCCGCAGAACCGTGGGCCCGAGGAGCACAGGCACGGCCTTGGCCGCCTGGAACCTGGCCAGTTCCTCCTCCGAGACGCCCCCTTCCGGCCCCACGACCACCACGATGTCGCCTCCGGCGGGCAACTGGACGCCGGACAGCGGCTCGGCCGCCTCCTCGTGCAGCACCAGCCCCAGCGCCGCGCCGGCCAGCAGCGCCTCGACCCGCGCGGTGGAGGCGAGCTCGGTCACCTCGGGCAAATGGAACCTGCGTGCCTGCTTGCCCGCCTCACGCGCGGTGGAGCGCCACCGGGCGAGCCCTTTGGCGACCCTGTCGCCCTTCCATTGGGTGATGCTGCGCGCGGCCGACCAGGGGACGATCGCGTCCACGCCCGCCTCGGTCATCATCTCGACCGCCAGCTCGCCCCGGTCGCCCTTGGGCAGTCCCTGGACGACGACGAGCCGCGGCTGGGGCGCCTCGACCCGGTAGCGGGCCAGCACGTCCAGCCTGAGCGCGTCCTTGAGGACCTCGCGGACGACGCATTCGGCGACCGCACCGGCTCCGTCGGTGAGATCGACGCGCTCGCCGGCCCGCAGGCGGCGCACGGACGCCGCGTGCCGGCCCTCGGGCCCACCGAGCGTCAGCTCGGGTCCGTCGAGCTCCTCTGAGAGGAAGACGGGTACGGTCACCGGCCGTTGAACGCGTCGCGCAGGCGCGAGAAGAAGCCCTGCTGCCCGGGCGCGAACTTGCCCGGCGGCCGCTCCTCGCCCCGCTGCTTGGCCAGCTCCTTCAGCAGGTCCTCCTGCGCGGTGTCGAGCCGCGTCGGGGTCTCGACGTTGACGTGGATCAGCAGGTCGCCTCTGCCGGACTCGTTGAGCCGCTGCACGCCGCGTCCGTACATGGTGATGACCTGGCCGGACTGGGTGCCGGGGCGAACGTCGACCTCCTCGGCGCCGTCGAGCGTCTCGACAACGAGCACGGTGCCGAGCGCGGCGGCCGTCATGGGGATCTGGACGGTGCAGTGGAGGTCGTCACCGCGGCGTTCGAAGATCTCGTGGGCCCGCTCGACGATCTCCAGGAACAGGTCTCCGGGCGGGCCTCCGCCGGGGCCGACCTCGCCCTCGCCGGCGAGCTGGATGTGGGTGCCGTCCTCGACGCCCGCGGGGATGCGGACCTTGATCGTACGGCGGGTGCGCACCCGGCCGTCACCTGAGCACTCCTGGCAGGGGTGGCGGATGATGGTGCCGAAGCCGCCGCACTGGGGGCATGGCCGCGACGTCATGACCTGGCCCAGGAACGAGCGGGTGACCTGGGAGATCTCGCCGCGCCCGTTGCACATGTCGCAGGTGTCGGGGTGCGTGCCCGGCGCGGCGCCGGCCCCGTGGCAGACCTCGCAGAGCACGGCCGTGTCGACGACCAGCTCGCGGGTGGTGCCGAAGGCCGTCTCGCGCAGGTCGAGCTCGACGCGGATGGTGGCGTGGCGGCCCCGGCGTGCCCGCGAGCGGGGCCCTCGGGTGCCGGCCGCCGAGCCGAAGAAGGCGTCCATGATGTCGCTGAACGGGAAGCCCGCTCCGAAGCCCCCGGCGCCCGCGCCTGCTCCCGCGCC includes:
- a CDS encoding 16S rRNA (uracil(1498)-N(3))-methyltransferase, whose translation is MTVPVFLSEELDGPELTLGGPEGRHAASVRRLRAGERVDLTDGAGAVAECVVREVLKDALRLDVLARYRVEAPQPRLVVVQGLPKGDRGELAVEMMTEAGVDAIVPWSAARSITQWKGDRVAKGLARWRSTAREAGKQARRFHLPEVTELASTARVEALLAGAALGLVLHEEAAEPLSGVQLPAGGDIVVVVGPEGGVSEEELARFQAAKAVPVLLGPTVLRTSTAGVAAAAVLLARTGRW
- the dnaJ gene encoding molecular chaperone DnaJ, with product MANSDYYATLGVRRDASQDEIKKAYRRLARELHPDVNPDPETQERFKEITQAYEVLSDPNKRQMYDLGGDPFAGAGAGAGAGGFGAGFPFSDIMDAFFGSAAGTRGPRSRARRGRHATIRVELDLRETAFGTTRELVVDTAVLCEVCHGAGAAPGTHPDTCDMCNGRGEISQVTRSFLGQVMTSRPCPQCGGFGTIIRHPCQECSGDGRVRTRRTIKVRIPAGVEDGTHIQLAGEGEVGPGGGPPGDLFLEIVERAHEIFERRGDDLHCTVQIPMTAAALGTVLVVETLDGAEEVDVRPGTQSGQVITMYGRGVQRLNESGRGDLLIHVNVETPTRLDTAQEDLLKELAKQRGEERPPGKFAPGQQGFFSRLRDAFNGR